A window from Actimicrobium sp. CCC2.4 encodes these proteins:
- a CDS encoding electron transfer flavoprotein subunit alpha/FixB family protein, producing MAALVIAEHDNASLKASTLNTIAAALLCGGDVHVLVAGHNCGAAAEAAAKIAGVAKVLVADGAPFGDGLAENIAEQVLAMASAYSHILAPATAYGKNIAPRVAARLDVGQISEIIKVDAPDTFERPIYAGNAIATVQSLDAIKVITVRTTGFDAAPAGGSAAIENLVAVADSGKSVFVSRELAKSDRPELTAAKVIVSGGRGLGSGDNFKILEPLADRLGAAMGASRAAVDAGYVPNDWQVGQTGKIVAPQLYIAVGISGAIQHLAGMKDSKTIVAINKDPEAPIFSVADYGLVGDLFDVVPQLVTELG from the coding sequence ATGGCCGCACTTGTCATTGCTGAACACGACAACGCTTCATTGAAAGCAAGCACTCTCAACACCATCGCTGCCGCCCTGCTGTGCGGCGGTGATGTCCATGTCCTCGTTGCCGGACACAATTGTGGCGCTGCGGCCGAGGCCGCGGCAAAAATCGCCGGCGTTGCCAAGGTGCTGGTCGCCGACGGCGCGCCTTTCGGCGATGGATTGGCGGAAAACATTGCCGAGCAAGTGCTTGCCATGGCATCGGCCTACAGCCATATCCTCGCCCCGGCAACCGCCTACGGAAAAAACATCGCGCCGCGCGTAGCCGCACGCCTGGACGTCGGTCAGATTTCAGAGATCATCAAGGTCGATGCGCCGGACACGTTCGAGCGTCCCATCTATGCCGGTAACGCCATTGCCACCGTGCAGTCGCTCGATGCGATCAAGGTCATCACGGTGCGCACGACCGGTTTTGATGCCGCCCCGGCCGGTGGCTCCGCGGCCATCGAAAACCTCGTTGCGGTCGCTGATTCCGGTAAGTCGGTTTTTGTGTCACGTGAACTGGCCAAGTCAGATCGCCCCGAATTGACGGCTGCCAAAGTCATCGTCTCAGGCGGTCGTGGCTTGGGGTCGGGCGACAACTTCAAAATTCTCGAGCCGCTGGCGGACCGCCTCGGTGCCGCCATGGGTGCGTCGCGCGCGGCGGTCGACGCCGGCTATGTACCCAACGACTGGCAAGTCGGCCAGACCGGCAAGATCGTTGCGCCACAGTTGTATATCGCCGTCGGTATCTCGGGCGCGATCCAGCATCTGGCCGGCATGAAAGATTCGAAGACGATCGTCGCCATCAACAAGGATCCGGAAGCACCGATTTTTTCGGTTGCCGACTACGGGCTGGTGGGGGATCTGTTTGACGTCGTGCCGCAACTGGTC
- a CDS encoding electron transfer flavoprotein subunit beta/FixA family protein, whose translation MKILVPVKRVVDYNVKVRVKSDGTGVDIANVKMSMNPFDEIAVEEAMRLKEAGKATEVIVVSCGVVQCQETLRTAMAIGADRGVLVETDVELQPLAVAKLIKALADKEQPQLIILGKQAIDDDCNQTGQMLAALLGWPQATFASKVVVDGDKVAVTREVDGGLETLSLTLPAIVTTDLRLNEPRYVTLPNIMKAKKKTLEIIKPADLGVDVAPRLKTLKVSEPPKRSAGIKVPDVATLVAKLKNEAKVIQ comes from the coding sequence ATGAAAATCCTGGTTCCAGTCAAACGTGTGGTGGATTACAACGTCAAGGTGCGGGTCAAATCCGACGGCACCGGCGTCGATATCGCCAATGTCAAAATGTCCATGAATCCTTTCGATGAAATTGCTGTCGAAGAGGCCATGCGACTCAAAGAAGCAGGCAAGGCAACGGAAGTGATCGTCGTCTCATGCGGCGTGGTGCAATGCCAGGAAACGCTGCGTACGGCGATGGCTATTGGTGCCGATCGTGGTGTGCTGGTCGAGACGGATGTCGAACTGCAACCACTGGCCGTCGCCAAGCTGATCAAGGCATTGGCTGATAAGGAGCAACCGCAACTGATCATTCTCGGCAAGCAAGCCATCGATGACGATTGCAACCAGACGGGCCAGATGCTCGCTGCCCTGCTGGGCTGGCCGCAAGCGACCTTCGCCTCGAAAGTCGTGGTCGATGGCGACAAGGTTGCCGTGACCCGTGAAGTCGATGGTGGTCTGGAAACGCTGTCACTGACTTTGCCAGCCATCGTCACTACTGACCTGCGCCTGAACGAGCCGCGCTACGTGACACTGCCAAACATCATGAAGGCGAAAAAGAAAACGCTGGAAATCATCAAGCCGGCCGATCTGGGTGTTGATGTCGCTCCGCGCCTGAAAACACTGAAAGTGTCCGAGCCACCGAAACGTTCGGCCGGCATCAAGGTGCCCGATGTGGCAACGCTGGTCGCCAAGCTGAAGAACGAAGCCAAAGTCATCCAATAA
- a CDS encoding sulfurtransferase TusA family protein — protein sequence MDFHKELDARGLNCPLPILKTKKALADMTSGQVLRVTATDPGSIRDFQAFAKQTGNELLAMTDENKEFVFFMKRK from the coding sequence ATGGATTTTCATAAAGAACTTGATGCACGCGGTCTCAACTGTCCGCTGCCCATCCTCAAGACAAAGAAAGCGCTTGCCGATATGACGAGCGGCCAGGTCCTGAGAGTGACAGCGACCGATCCGGGGTCTATCCGTGACTTTCAGGCATTTGCCAAACAGACCGGAAATGAATTGCTTGCCATGACCGACGAAAACAAAGAATTTGTATTTTTTATGAAGCGCAAATAA
- the alaS gene encoding alanine--tRNA ligase, with protein sequence MKSTEIRAKFLKFFESKGHTIVRSSPLIPGNDPTMLLTNSGMVQFKDVFLGTDQRAYSRATSVQRCVRAGGKHNDLENVGYTARHHTFFEMLGNFSFGDYFKRDAIQYAWELLTNVYLLPKEKLWVTVYHEDDEAYAIWANEIGIPTERIIRIGDNKGARYASDNFWQMADTGPCGPCSEIFYDHGPEIWGGPPGSAEEDGDRFIEIWNLVFMQFNRDEQGNMPRLPKPCVDTGMGMERLAAILQHVHSNYEIDLFQNLIKAAARETGTTELGDNSLKVIADHIRACAFLIVDGIIPASEGHGYVLRRIIRRALRHGHKLGQAKPFFYLLVKDLVIEMGEAYPELTQAAARVEQVLRQEEERFGETLEHGMKILEAALLVTPTQLDGQTAFTLYDTFGFPLDLTADICRERKVELDEAGFNVAMEQQRTTARAAGKFKMAAAVEYSGDKTRFVGYEALAQSAGVIALYVDGTAVPRMTAGQDGIVVLDVTPFYAESGGQVGDTGMLTGAAVQFHVADTLKIQSEVFGHHGTLTSGTLSVGDKVAANVDPVARGRTIRNHSATHLMHKALREVLGAHVAQKGSLVDTDKTRFDFSHNGPLTADEIRQVELIVNREILANVATEARLMAYDDAVKYGAMALFGEKYGDEVRVLGIGSSKELCGGVHVDRTGDIGLFKITAESGVAAGIRRVEAVTGEGALALVQALSRQMQDAAAILKVQPDELAQRIGQVQEQVRSLEKDVSALKSRLAANQGDELIGQAVDIKGIKVLAAVLLGADVAALRVTMDKLKDKLKTAAIVLAAVNEGKVSLIAGVTADATSRIKAGDLVNFVALQVGGKGGGRPDMAQAGGTDPGGLAAALSGVPGWVDGKL encoded by the coding sequence ATGAAATCTACCGAAATCCGCGCCAAGTTCCTGAAATTTTTTGAATCCAAGGGACACACGATCGTGCGTTCCAGTCCGCTGATTCCCGGCAATGATCCCACCATGTTGCTGACCAATAGCGGTATGGTGCAGTTCAAGGATGTGTTCCTCGGTACCGATCAGCGGGCGTATTCCCGTGCCACTTCCGTGCAGCGCTGCGTGCGCGCCGGCGGCAAGCACAATGACCTCGAAAATGTCGGCTACACCGCACGTCACCACACGTTTTTCGAAATGCTCGGTAATTTCAGTTTCGGTGATTACTTCAAGCGTGATGCGATCCAGTATGCGTGGGAGTTGCTGACCAATGTCTACCTGCTGCCCAAGGAAAAGCTCTGGGTCACGGTCTATCACGAAGACGACGAAGCCTACGCGATCTGGGCCAATGAAATCGGCATCCCGACCGAGCGCATCATCCGCATCGGTGACAACAAGGGCGCGCGCTACGCCTCGGACAATTTCTGGCAGATGGCCGATACCGGCCCATGCGGTCCGTGCAGCGAAATTTTCTATGACCACGGTCCTGAAATCTGGGGCGGGCCTCCGGGCAGCGCAGAAGAAGACGGCGACCGCTTCATTGAAATCTGGAACCTGGTGTTCATGCAATTTAACCGTGACGAGCAAGGCAACATGCCCCGTCTGCCGAAGCCGTGCGTCGATACCGGCATGGGCATGGAGCGGCTGGCGGCCATCCTGCAACACGTCCACAGCAACTATGAAATCGACCTGTTCCAGAACCTGATCAAGGCAGCCGCGCGCGAAACCGGGACGACTGAGCTCGGTGATAACTCGCTCAAGGTCATCGCCGACCATATCCGCGCCTGTGCATTCCTGATCGTCGACGGCATCATTCCGGCGAGCGAAGGTCATGGCTATGTGCTGCGTCGTATCATCCGTCGCGCCTTGCGTCATGGCCACAAGCTGGGTCAGGCCAAACCATTTTTCTATTTGCTGGTCAAGGATCTGGTCATCGAAATGGGCGAGGCCTATCCCGAACTGACGCAAGCAGCGGCGCGTGTCGAGCAAGTGCTGCGACAAGAGGAAGAGCGCTTCGGCGAAACGCTTGAGCACGGCATGAAAATCCTGGAAGCCGCACTCCTTGTAACGCCGACCCAGCTCGATGGTCAGACCGCCTTCACGCTCTACGATACTTTCGGCTTTCCGCTAGACCTGACCGCCGACATTTGTCGCGAACGCAAGGTCGAACTCGATGAAGCCGGTTTCAATGTTGCGATGGAGCAGCAGCGCACCACCGCGCGCGCAGCCGGTAAATTCAAGATGGCTGCGGCGGTTGAATACAGCGGTGACAAAACCCGCTTTGTCGGCTACGAGGCGCTGGCGCAGAGCGCCGGCGTGATCGCCCTGTATGTAGACGGCACGGCTGTGCCGCGCATGACGGCGGGCCAGGACGGCATCGTCGTGCTGGATGTCACGCCGTTCTATGCCGAGTCGGGCGGGCAGGTCGGCGATACCGGCATGCTCACCGGTGCGGCTGTTCAATTCCACGTTGCCGACACGCTGAAAATTCAGTCCGAGGTATTCGGACACCATGGCACGCTGACAAGCGGGACATTGTCTGTTGGCGACAAGGTGGCCGCCAATGTGGATCCGGTTGCGCGCGGCCGGACGATCCGTAATCACTCTGCCACGCACCTGATGCACAAGGCCTTGCGCGAAGTGCTGGGCGCCCATGTTGCGCAAAAAGGTTCGCTGGTCGATACCGATAAAACCCGCTTCGATTTCAGCCATAACGGCCCGCTGACAGCAGACGAAATTCGTCAGGTCGAATTGATTGTCAATCGGGAGATTCTGGCCAATGTCGCTACCGAAGCGCGCCTGATGGCCTATGACGATGCGGTCAAATACGGCGCGATGGCGCTGTTCGGCGAAAAATACGGCGATGAAGTCCGTGTGCTCGGTATCGGCTCGTCAAAAGAGCTGTGTGGTGGTGTCCATGTAGACCGTACCGGCGATATCGGCTTGTTCAAGATCACGGCGGAAAGCGGTGTAGCGGCGGGTATTCGCCGCGTCGAAGCCGTCACCGGCGAGGGTGCGCTGGCGCTGGTGCAAGCACTGAGCCGGCAGATGCAGGACGCCGCTGCGATCCTGAAAGTGCAGCCGGACGAGTTGGCGCAGCGTATCGGGCAAGTGCAGGAACAGGTGCGGTCGCTGGAAAAAGATGTGTCGGCATTGAAGTCGCGACTGGCAGCGAATCAGGGTGACGAACTGATCGGGCAAGCGGTCGATATCAAGGGTATCAAGGTGCTGGCCGCCGTACTGCTTGGTGCCGACGTCGCCGCCCTGCGCGTGACAATGGACAAACTCAAGGACAAGCTGAAGACTGCGGCGATCGTACTGGCTGCGGTCAACGAGGGCAAAGTCAGTCTGATTGCCGGCGTGACTGCAGATGCCACGTCGCGTATCAAGGCCGGTGATCTGGTGAATTTTGTGGCGTTGCAAGTGGGCGGCAAAGGAGGCGGGCGTCCTGATATGGCACAAGCCGGAGGTACCGATCCGGGCGGACTGGCTGCGGCGTTGTCGGGAGTTCCTGGCTGGGTCGACGGCAAGCTGTGA
- the ugpQ gene encoding glycerophosphodiester phosphodiesterase — translation MKTPWPFPRVVAHRGGGSLAPENTLAAMQCGLAHGFRAVEFDVMLAQDGVPILMHDEQFGRTVAGSGAVATTSSSVLTTMDAGSWFGATFAGELVPTYQQVIRFCDQHGIWMNVEIKPTRGAEQATGAAVAAMTQAMLAAGQATPLLSSFSFEALLAAKAVAPELPRGWLVEHIPAGWEAGLRALDATALHVDQNSLTAGQVAAVKAGGWGLFCYTVNSVERARDLLSWGVDGFCTDRIDLIDAGFA, via the coding sequence ATGAAAACCCCTTGGCCGTTTCCTCGCGTCGTCGCGCACCGCGGTGGCGGGTCGCTGGCACCCGAAAATACGCTGGCAGCAATGCAGTGCGGACTGGCACATGGCTTTCGGGCGGTCGAATTCGATGTCATGTTAGCGCAGGATGGCGTGCCGATATTGATGCATGACGAGCAGTTCGGCCGCACCGTCGCCGGCAGCGGTGCCGTCGCGACGACAAGTTCGTCGGTGCTGACCACGATGGATGCCGGCAGCTGGTTCGGCGCTACCTTTGCCGGCGAACTGGTGCCAACTTACCAGCAAGTGATCAGGTTCTGCGATCAGCACGGTATCTGGATGAATGTTGAAATCAAGCCGACCCGTGGTGCGGAGCAGGCGACCGGAGCGGCGGTGGCGGCAATGACGCAGGCCATGCTGGCGGCCGGGCAGGCGACGCCTTTACTGTCGTCGTTTTCATTTGAGGCGCTGTTGGCGGCCAAGGCAGTTGCTCCCGAGCTACCTCGTGGCTGGCTGGTTGAACATATTCCGGCCGGCTGGGAGGCCGGATTGCGTGCGCTTGATGCGACGGCATTGCATGTCGATCAGAACAGTCTCACTGCCGGCCAGGTCGCGGCGGTCAAGGCAGGCGGATGGGGGCTGTTCTGTTACACCGTCAATAGCGTGGAACGGGCACGTGACCTGTTGAGCTGGGGTGTGGACGGGTTTTGTACCGACCGGATCGACCTGATTGACGCGGGCTTCGCGTAA
- a CDS encoding CaiB/BaiF CoA-transferase family protein: MPNHSTPSALGHLRILDLTRVLAGPWCGQTFADLGADVIKIERPGSGDDTRAWGPPYLRDADGKDTTEAAYYLAANRGKRSVTVDITTIEGQHIIRQLAARSDVVLENYKVGQLEKYGLDYASLKQVKPDLIYCSITGFGQTGPYAQRPGYDFIIQGLGGFMSVTGERDALPGGGPQKAGIAITDLMTGMYATVAVLAALSHRDRTGEGQAIDLALLDVQVAMMANMGTNYLASDNIPQRWGNAHPNIVPYQTFATADGHLIVAAGNDRQYRNFVTAGDCAWLADDTRFATNPLRVRNRDVLVPLLAEMVVKRSKQDWLTLLEAAGVPCGPINNLQEVFDNPQVVARGLQIDMPHPAGASARLIASPMRMSETPPTCRSAPPLLGQHTDEVLASLLGYSEADLAQLRAQDVL, encoded by the coding sequence ATGCCAAATCATTCCACGCCCTCCGCACTAGGCCATCTGCGCATCCTCGACCTGACGCGCGTGCTGGCCGGCCCGTGGTGCGGGCAAACCTTTGCCGATCTGGGTGCCGATGTCATCAAAATTGAACGACCGGGCAGTGGCGACGACACCCGTGCCTGGGGGCCGCCCTACCTGCGCGATGCCGACGGCAAGGACACCACCGAAGCGGCCTATTATCTGGCCGCTAATCGCGGCAAGCGCTCGGTGACGGTCGACATCACGACCATCGAGGGACAACACATCATCCGGCAACTGGCGGCACGATCGGATGTCGTTCTGGAAAACTACAAGGTGGGTCAGCTGGAAAAATATGGCCTCGACTACGCGTCGCTGAAGCAGGTCAAGCCTGATCTGATCTATTGCTCGATCACCGGCTTCGGCCAGACCGGGCCGTATGCGCAACGTCCGGGCTACGACTTCATCATCCAGGGCCTGGGCGGATTCATGTCCGTCACCGGCGAACGCGATGCGCTGCCCGGTGGCGGCCCGCAAAAAGCGGGTATCGCTATTACCGACCTGATGACAGGCATGTACGCCACCGTTGCGGTACTGGCGGCATTGAGCCACCGTGACCGCACCGGCGAAGGCCAGGCTATTGACCTGGCGTTGCTCGACGTACAGGTCGCGATGATGGCAAACATGGGCACCAACTATCTGGCCAGCGACAACATCCCGCAACGCTGGGGCAATGCCCATCCGAACATCGTGCCGTACCAGACGTTCGCCACTGCAGATGGTCATCTGATCGTCGCTGCTGGCAACGACCGCCAATACCGGAACTTCGTCACGGCCGGCGATTGCGCCTGGCTGGCTGACGATACTCGCTTCGCCACCAATCCGCTGCGGGTCCGGAACAGGGATGTCCTGGTCCCACTGCTGGCAGAGATGGTGGTCAAGCGGAGCAAGCAGGACTGGCTGACCTTGCTCGAAGCAGCCGGTGTGCCCTGCGGTCCGATCAATAACCTGCAGGAAGTATTCGACAACCCGCAAGTGGTCGCACGCGGCTTGCAGATCGATATGCCGCATCCCGCTGGTGCCAGCGCGCGACTGATAGCGAGTCCGATGCGGATGTCGGAAACGCCGCCGACCTGTCGCTCGGCACCGCCGTTGCTGGGGCAACATACGGACGAGGTGCTGGCCAGCTTGCTTGGCTATTCGGAAGCTGACCTGGCGCAATTGCGAGCGCAGGATGTGCTGTAG
- a CDS encoding DUF1499 domain-containing protein, whose protein sequence is MTKTLGIVVLLIVLVVPLGLLAAGQLGLLSGKRPADLGLHAGMLKPPVLTASNVVSSYASLQAHTAYHVIAPIKYAGDGATAFRQLAAIAGKMDGATVITANPGYLYLEFQTRLLKFVDDVEFVLDAPAGVIQMRSASRLGIKDLGANRERLESIRMRLSHQ, encoded by the coding sequence ATGACAAAAACCCTAGGCATCGTTGTACTACTCATTGTTCTTGTCGTACCGCTGGGATTACTGGCGGCGGGCCAGCTTGGTTTATTGAGTGGCAAACGGCCCGCGGATCTTGGCTTGCACGCAGGCATGCTCAAGCCGCCGGTCCTGACCGCGTCGAATGTCGTCTCAAGCTATGCCAGCTTGCAAGCTCACACGGCCTATCACGTGATCGCTCCGATCAAGTACGCGGGTGATGGTGCAACAGCATTCAGGCAACTCGCAGCCATCGCCGGAAAAATGGATGGTGCGACCGTCATCACTGCCAATCCTGGTTATCTGTATCTGGAATTCCAAACCCGCTTGCTCAAGTTTGTCGATGACGTCGAATTTGTCCTCGACGCGCCGGCGGGCGTCATCCAGATGCGCTCGGCATCGCGACTCGGCATCAAGGATCTGGGCGCCAATCGCGAACGCCTCGAGTCGATCCGGATGCGGTTGAGCCATCAGTAA
- a CDS encoding carbonic anhydrase family protein yields MLFLLCPSRILRSSNWLAGRYKDTSPFCRCLMRAVSRLFGSLLFVGLAHAAEPAEAPAKPAADQTAKPGSVSAAIKEATQPIKPPSVIKEPSMSAAERALAREAAQREEELGVRLKASLARLEKANIAARQAAQKPRIPPRPKVVAAVPLELSHASHWDYEGENGPLRWGRINPAWSQCDSGKRQSPIDIRDGIRVDLEPINVDYKPARFSVLDNGHTIQVNMGAGNTITVAGKMYELVQFHFHRPSEERINGRNFPMVAHLVHKDADGRLAIVAAMITEGVPSPLVQIIWNNLPLEKNEATSPTMVIDMNQMLPVQRGYYTYMGSLTEPPCSEGVLWLVMKEPIQMSAQQMAIFARLYPMNARPIQNGGGRLIKESN; encoded by the coding sequence GTGCTTTTTTTATTGTGTCCATCGCGCATATTGCGTTCAAGTAACTGGCTCGCTGGTCGTTACAAAGATACGTCTCCATTTTGCAGGTGTCTTATGCGCGCTGTTTCACGATTATTTGGAAGCTTATTGTTTGTTGGACTGGCGCATGCTGCCGAGCCGGCGGAGGCCCCTGCCAAACCTGCCGCTGATCAGACTGCCAAGCCCGGTAGCGTGTCGGCTGCCATCAAGGAAGCGACTCAGCCGATCAAGCCGCCGTCGGTGATCAAGGAGCCGTCGATGTCGGCCGCGGAGCGGGCACTTGCCAGGGAGGCTGCACAGCGGGAGGAGGAGTTGGGCGTGCGCCTGAAGGCCAGTCTCGCCCGGTTGGAAAAAGCAAACATTGCTGCTCGTCAGGCGGCGCAGAAACCACGTATCCCGCCCCGGCCGAAAGTCGTCGCTGCGGTGCCGCTTGAGTTGTCCCATGCATCGCACTGGGATTACGAGGGTGAAAACGGTCCGTTGCGCTGGGGTCGCATCAATCCGGCCTGGTCGCAATGCGACAGCGGCAAGCGCCAGTCGCCGATTGATATCCGGGATGGTATCCGGGTGGACCTCGAGCCGATCAATGTCGATTATAAGCCGGCCCGTTTCAGTGTTCTCGATAATGGACACACCATACAAGTCAACATGGGCGCAGGCAACACGATCACCGTCGCAGGGAAGATGTATGAGCTGGTGCAATTCCATTTTCACCGGCCGTCGGAAGAGCGGATCAATGGCCGGAATTTCCCGATGGTGGCGCATCTGGTGCACAAGGATGCCGACGGCAGGCTCGCCATTGTCGCGGCAATGATTACCGAGGGCGTGCCGAGCCCCTTGGTTCAGATCATCTGGAACAACTTGCCGCTGGAAAAAAATGAGGCAACGTCGCCAACGATGGTCATCGACATGAATCAGATGTTGCCGGTGCAACGCGGGTACTACACGTATATGGGATCACTCACGGAGCCGCCTTGTAGCGAAGGTGTGTTGTGGCTGGTGATGAAGGAACCCATCCAGATGTCCGCGCAGCAGATGGCAATTTTTGCACGGCTGTATCCGATGAATGCCCGTCCGATCCAGAACGGCGGCGGCAGGCTGATCAAGGAATCCAATTAA
- a CDS encoding porin, with product MKKSLLALAIFGAFTGIASAQSSVTAYGIVDMGITREMGGAAGSVTKLANGVQSGSRLGFKGTEDLGSGLKAMFQLETGIAADTGGFSQGGLAFGRQSWVGLNGGFGTVSMGRQYNPLFTALDEIDPFGTGLAGSSTNLFITGATRVNNSIKFVAPEMGGITAEAIYGLGEVAGNTAASRTLGGSVGYANGPILGKLVYERSNNATDTNTTKYTQATFSYNFNVATLAVGYGKIKDDALVNADSALVGVTVPFGASAVMASYVRRNDKSALNQDAKQYAVGYTYALSKRTNLYSAYARIKNDNGLNYTVGDATSSGTGDKALNVGIRHKF from the coding sequence ATGAAAAAATCATTACTTGCCTTGGCGATCTTCGGTGCGTTCACCGGTATTGCTTCAGCTCAGTCGTCAGTTACCGCCTACGGTATCGTCGACATGGGTATCACCCGTGAAATGGGCGGCGCAGCTGGTAGCGTCACCAAACTGGCAAACGGCGTTCAATCAGGCAGCCGTCTTGGTTTCAAGGGTACAGAAGATCTGGGTAGCGGCTTGAAAGCCATGTTCCAACTGGAAACAGGTATCGCTGCTGATACCGGTGGTTTCAGCCAAGGTGGTCTGGCGTTTGGTCGCCAATCATGGGTTGGTCTGAATGGCGGTTTCGGTACTGTCTCGATGGGTCGTCAATACAACCCGTTGTTCACCGCGCTGGATGAAATCGATCCTTTCGGTACAGGCCTGGCTGGTTCATCGACCAATCTGTTCATTACTGGCGCAACCCGCGTCAACAACTCGATCAAATTCGTTGCTCCTGAAATGGGTGGCATCACTGCTGAAGCCATCTACGGCCTTGGCGAAGTTGCCGGTAACACTGCAGCAAGCCGCACCCTCGGCGGTTCCGTTGGCTACGCAAACGGTCCGATCCTGGGCAAGCTGGTGTATGAGCGCTCCAACAATGCCACAGACACCAACACCACGAAATACACCCAAGCTACTTTCTCGTACAACTTCAATGTTGCTACGCTGGCAGTTGGCTACGGCAAAATCAAAGACGATGCATTGGTCAATGCTGACAGCGCCCTGGTTGGTGTTACGGTCCCATTCGGCGCTAGTGCTGTGATGGCGTCGTACGTCCGCCGTAATGACAAGTCGGCTTTGAACCAGGATGCCAAGCAGTACGCAGTGGGTTACACCTATGCATTGTCGAAGCGTACCAATCTTTACTCGGCATATGCACGCATCAAGAACGACAACGGTCTGAACTATACCGTTGGCGACGCAACGTCGAGCGGCACAGGCGACAAAGCATTGAACGTCGGTATCCGCCACAAGTTTTAA